One genomic region from Tachysurus fulvidraco isolate hzauxx_2018 chromosome 14, HZAU_PFXX_2.0, whole genome shotgun sequence encodes:
- the sema3ga gene encoding sema domain, immunoglobulin domain (Ig), short basic domain, secreted, (semaphorin) 3Ga: MGIMGTRVILLLLVMCLCGVSCILRSAPRVALAFKELMDTRTARPFSLSFNTSDYRILHMDQDQGRLYLGSREYLVSLDMQNVNKEPLIIHWPAPTQRKGECQMTGKGKHGECANFVRMIEPWNRTHLYTCGTGAYRPICTFINRGWRAEDYLFRLVPGYMDSGKGKCSYDPNQEDVSAFINGSLYAGVHVDFMATDPAIFMTMGSRPAIRTEQYDSRWINEPVFIKIKQIPDSSEKNDDKLYFFFREKSLDSGGTASPSVLARVGRVCLNDEGGQKILVNKWTTFLKARLVCSVMGDDGVETFFDELRDIFIQPTQDERNPMVYAVFSTAGSVFKGSAVCVYSMADIRNVFNGPFAHKHGHNYQWTMYTGKIPYPRPGTCPGGAFTPSLQSTKVFSDDAVNFIRSHPLMYHSVYPIHKRPLVVRSGVDYRFTTIAVDQVDAVDGRYEVFFLGTDRGTVQKVIVLPKDPTTMEELTLEEVEVFRTPVPVKTMRISAKRQQLYVSSDAGLTQVSLHRCGVYGKACSDCCLARDPYCAWDGESCTPFTQATKRRSRRQDVKHGDPLRQCRGFNAKVEKRLKETMQFGVEGSSTFLECVPRSPQATVKWLYQKDGRRKLLNREGEVLSTPQGVLLKSLTHSDAGLYHCLATENNFKHTLARVSLRILDRNIAVALTVPDDEDKEEEMMPRHRKPESQAHHPAGNVQPLEPEMRVIHQYCQSYWEQLTDRGEQPSRRPTRRHTEGHEPSGG; encoded by the exons AACTAATGGACACTCGGACAGCAAGACCGTTTAGTTTATCTTTCAACACCAGCGATTACCGGATCCTTCACATGGACCAGGATCAGGGCCGTCTTTACCTGGGCAGTCGCGAGTACCTCGTTTCACTGGACATGCAGAATGTCAACAAGGAGCCTCTAATT ATCCACTGGCCTGCTCCGacacagagaaagggagagtgTCAGATGACAGGGAAAGGAAAGCAT GGAGAGTGTGCCAATTTTGTGCGTATGATCGAACCATGGAACAGGACTCATCTGTACACATGTGGCACTGGAGCTTACAGACCCATCTGTACCTTCATCAACAGAGGCTGGAGAGCTGAA GACTATCTCTTTAGGCTGGTCCCTGGATATATGGATTCAGGAAAGGGTAAATGCTCCTACGACCCAAACCAGGAAGATGTGTCAGCTTTTATCA ATGGCAGCCTGTATGCTGGTGTACATGTGGACTTCATGGCCACTGACCCAGCTATCTTTATGACGATGGGGAGCAGGCCAGCTATTAGAACAGAGCAGTATGACTCCAGGTGGATTAATG AACCagtgttcattaaaataaagcagattcCTGACAGCTCTGAGAAGAATGATGACAAGCTCTACTTTTTCTTCCGGGAGAAGAGTCTGGACTCTGGAGGGACAGCGAGCCCCAGCGTGCTGGCCAGAGTGGGACGAGTGTGCCTG AATGATGAGGGAGGACAGAAGATACTAGTTAACAAATGGACAACATTTCTGAAAGCCAGGTTGGTGTGTTCTGTGATGGGTGATGATGGTGTGGAGACCTTCTTCGATGAGCTGA GAGATATTTTTATTCAGCCCACCCAGGATGAGCGTAACCCTATGGTGTATGCCGTTTTCTCCACTGCAGG GTCTGTTTTTAAGGGATCAGCCGTGTGTGTTTACTCTATGGCTGATATACGTAATGTATTCAATGGGCCTTTTGCCCACAAACATGGGCACAACTACCAATGGACGATGTACACAGGAAAGATCCCCTACCCTCGACCTGGAACT TGTCCTGGAGGCGCATTTACTCCGAGTTTGCAGTCTACCAAAGTGTTCTCAGACGATGCTGTGAACTTCATTCGCTCGCACCCACTCATGTATCACTCTGTGTATCCAATACACAAGCGTCCCCTGGTGGTACGCTCAGGCGTAGACTACAGGTTCACCACCATCGCTGTGGACCAGGTGGATGCTGTGGATGGGAGATATGAGGTGTTTTTTCTAGGCACAG ATCGTGGAACAGTACAAAAGGTTATAGTTTTGCCCAAAGATCCAACCACCATGGAAGAGCTGACATTAGAGGAAGTGGAAGTTTTCAGG ACACCAGTACCTGTTAAAACAATGAGGATATCTGCTAAAAGG CAACAGCTGTACGTATCGTCAGATGCAGGTCTTACCCAGGTATCATTGCATCGATGTGGCGTCTATGGTAAGGCTTGCTCAGACTGCTGTCTGGCCCGTGATCCCTACTGTGCATGGGATGGAGAAAGCTGTACACCCTTCACACAGGCTACTAAAAG gaGGAGCAGAAGGCAGGATGTAAAACATGGTGACCCTCTACGTCAGTGTCGAGGATTTAACGCTAAAG TGGAGAAGAGACTTAAGGAGACAATGCAGTTTGGTGTGGAGGGAAGCAGCACGTTTTTGGAGTGTGTACCAAGATCACCTCAAGCTACAGTCAAATGGCTCTATCAAAAAGACGGAAGAAGGAAATTG CTAAATAGAGAGGGTGAAGTACTGAGCACACCTCAAGGTGTCCTGCTGAAATCCCTCACCCACTCAGACGCTGGTTTATACCACTGCCTGGCCACTGAGAATAACTTCAAGCACACTCTAGCACGCGTCTCCTTGCGCATTCTGGACCGCAACATCGCAGTGGCCCTCACTGTACCTGACGATGAAGATAAAGAGGAGGAGATGATGCCGAGGCATCGCAAGCCTGAATCACAAGCCCATCACCCGGCTGGCAACGTGCAGCCATTAGAGCCTGAGATGCGTGTGATCCACCAGTATTGCCAATCCTACTGGGAACAGCTCACTGACCGAGGGGAGCAGCCAAGCAGACGTCCAACccgcagacacacagagggtCATGAACCCAGTGGAGGCTGA
- the wasa gene encoding wiskott-Aldrich syndrome protein translates to MKRRSKDKSQEKVGSRLLSVQENDRVEDLLGRRCESLCTTVVQLFLALPHTPASWSLQHTGVLCFVKDNPQRSYFIRLYNLTAGKLVWEQELFSQFSYNRSRPFFHTFQADDCQVGLNFSNEEEADNFFSVVDEKISQRNKHLGKQQRKGRTISQEDSLPPIPPNGSGSLPLGNIQNEAPPTKSKKEKKEKDKKSKKKGSKISKALIGAPSGFTHVGHLGMDNNSLDPDLVKLLSRAGISEADMQDSETSQLIYDVIERSGGMEAIKKELTQQERPPPPPPGVRRTSLPPVPSGYSSAPVSSQGRVGPLPPPPGGTPSTGSRSSSVRALPPTPSGGHTEPRPPPPVAQGGRRGPLPLPPGSQVAPSARSGPLPPVPGGHSGPLPPSRGDRGVIPPSSSLPQSGSLPPLPKRGSGPSPPGQRSGPQLPVSREAPRPPGNSAGSFPPLPGRRTGSLPQPPNDECYLLPPPTLPEDFPEECADIPPQYDEDLPPPPLSFESFPPPPIDDTPTSHMAPYPQPAISSIGGPPPPPPPPPPPAAPAPNLGSGPPPPKASSMGGGRGALLDQIRIGAKLKTVTASSDPPPSAVDTEEGIVGALMMVMQKRSKVIHSSDEGDEFDDEDDDDDEWD, encoded by the exons ATGAAGCGCAGGTCAAAAGACAAAAGTCAGGAGAAAGTTGGCAGCCGTTTGCTCAGTGTTCAGGAGAATGATAGAGTGGAGGATCTGCTGGGCAGGAGGTGTGAG TCTCTGTGTACAACGGTGGTTCAGTTGTTCCTCGCCCTGCCACACACTCCCGCCAGCTGGAGTTTGCAGCATACAGGAGTGCTTTGCTTCGTAAAGGACAATCCTCAGCGCTCCTACTTCATCCGCCTCTACAATCTCACG GCAGGTAAACTTGTATGGGAGCAGGAGCTCTTTAGCCAGTTCAGCTACAACAGATCCAGGCCCTTCTTCCACACTTTCCAAGCTGAT GACTGCCAGGTAGGATTGAATTTTTCAAATGAAGAAGAAGCGGATAACTTTTTCTCTGTAGTGGATGAGAAGATCAGCCAGCGAAATAAACATTTGG GCAAGCAACAGAGAAAAGGCCGTACTATCAGCCAAG agGATTCATTGCCACCAATACCTCCAAATG GTTCTGGAAGTCTTCCGTTGGGAAATATTCAGAATGAAGCACCACCTACCAAgtcaaagaaagagaaaaaggagaaggacaaaaagagcaaaaagaaGGGCTCTAAAATATCCAAGGCATTAATTGGAGCACCTAGTGGTTTTAC CCATGTTGGCCATCTTGGTATGGACAACAATAGCCTGGATCCAGATTTGGTGAAGCTGCTGTCACGTGCTGGAATCAGTGAGGCAGATATGCAAGACTCTGAGACCTCACAACTAATCTATGATGTCATTGAGCGCTCGGGTGGAATGGAAGCAATTAAAAAGGAATTGACCCAGCAGG AACggcctccacctccacctcctggTGTTCGTCGGACTTCTCTTCCCCCAGTGCCCTCTGGATACTCTTCAGctcctgtttcctctcaaggtcgTGTAGGGCCCTTACCACCTCCTCCTGGAGGAACTCCATCCACTGGCAGTAGGTCCTCTTCAGTACGAGCTCTACCACCCACACCTTCAGGAGGTCACACAGAACCCCGACCACCACCTCCAGTGGCACAAGGTGGACGTCGAGGGCCTTTACCCCTACCACCAGGGTCACAGGTTGCACCTTCAGCAAGAAGTGGACCCTTACCACCAGTACCAGGAGGGCACAGTGGTCCCCTTCCGCCTTCAAGAGGAGATCGAGGAGTTATTCCACCATCTTCTTCTCTTCCACAAAGTGGCTCCTTACCTCCTCTTCCTAAAAGGGGTAGTGGACCCTCACCTCCAGGACAGCGAAGTGGACCACAACTCCCAGTGTCAAGAGAGGCCCCCAGGCCTCCTGGAAATTCTGCTGGATCTTTCCCTCCTCTACCAGGAAGACGGACTGGATCCTTACCACAACCTCCAAACGATGAATGTTATTTGCTGCCACCTCCAACACTCCCTGAAGATTTCCCTGAAGAGTGTGCTGATATACCGCCACAATACGATGAGGATTTACCACCACCACCTCTCTCGTTTGAGTCCTTCCCACCTCCACCAATTGATGACACACCCACTTCTCACATGGCCCCATATCCTCAACCAGCTATTTCTAGCATAGGAGGTCCACCTCCTCCcccaccacctcctccacctcctgctGCACCAGCACCCAATTTGGGAAGTGGCCCACCACCTCCAAAAGCCAGCAGTATGGGAGGAGGCAGAGGGGCATTGCTGGACCAGATACGCATAGGGGCAAAGCTTAAAACA GTAACTGCCAGCTCTGATCCACCGCCATCTGCAGTGGATACAGAAGAGGGAATAGTGGGAGCCCTTATGATGGTCATGCAGAAGAGAAGTAAAGTCATTCACTCATCAG ATGAAGGAGATGAATTTGATGATGAagacgatgacgatgatgaaTGGGATTAA